AGCGCCGACATATTTACCgcattattacttttattattatgatattagttattattattgtttatttactttattaattacaCCCCACTGCTGTAACTCTGTGCTGTTACTGCAACTTACAAACTGGAGTTTGACGCCATTGATGACAGATCGTGTGCAGAGGATGAGCGAGATGAAACAGGCGAGGATGACCCCAgaatcaaacaacaacagcagcatgttgTCATTCTCTCCAGCTAGTGGTGAGAGCCACAGATTGCAGGTTAGTTGTCACATTATcacttctgttttctatttataaGGATTAAAGAACAGTGCCTCTGTGCCCTCTGCTGGTTGTGGCAAGACATTACACATATGAGTGACTGTGTTGACATCATTGAGCATCAGCTGAGTTTGGGTAAAACTCACAGTTGCCTTCCACGTTCCAGTCTCTGCATTCATAGATTTTAACTGCATTGTCAACATGAACTTTTATCATTCCACTATGGGCACGGTTGTCGAACCCAATCTGCGTGAAAGCACATGAAAAAAGTTGGTTGCAGACACAGCACAGGCTCGTTTCTTAGCATGTCAAGTGTGATGGTACTATTACTTCATGCATTTCTATGCTGCTGTTTAGTAGAGGCTCAGATCAAGGTGTGGCACTGTCACCAACCATTATGTGGAAGTCATAACAATCTGGTAGCTCATGGTGCCGCACAGTCTGGAGATTGATGGTTTTCAGGGTAAGGTAGATGTTTACTGATAGCAGCCTGGACAGACAAACGTTTATTAGCACTCTTATCGCCAGAGCTTGAAACTGGTATTTTCAGTTTAGTCACCTTTTGAAGTCCAAAGAGAAGTTGGCATGTGTGGACAAGAGCGTGTTGTTGTGAAGCGGCTGAAGTGggtaaatagaaaaacaatctGCAGGGAGGAAACAATCAAAAGCTGTTAGACTTCATTTCATAGCCTCATCATTCAGCATTCATTCATTCGACTACAGTAGACTATCCTGGACACTATGAGCTTCCTCTTTCCATTGAGTCACAAGTAAATCCACATTATGATTATTGTCCATTGTTGCTGTGACTCAGCTTCCAAAAATATATCACAGAAATATGCATTTAACTCCACACTCAATCCATGACAAATGAATATAGTTTTATAGTTCTGTGTCTTCATTTTGTGCTTTAATACCTTTTTCAACATGCGGATCAATGTCAAAGGTTTCGTTTTCAGGATcgatgctgctgtttctgtaaaACTCCTGACAAAGTGACAGAGGAGCGACCCCTCCATCGGCCCTCTCATACGCAAGATTACCTATGGTCAGGTTCTGGAGATGAATGTACTGAAATATGGAACATATGAAGAagagtaaaacacattttcacatgcaGTTAAATAATAAAGCAATGCTATGAGGTCTACATGTGACAGAACGGTACCCTGTTGTCATTACAGTAATCTGCAGCTTCAGTACCCTGTTGATAATGTAGTGGATATGATCGTACACATCTGCTTTTGTGTAAAGCGCATAGTTTCTCAGCTGCTGATCTTTGTATCCTTTGAGAAACAGATGCCTGAATGTCATCAGATTTTCATCTTTGAAGGTGACCATCATTTCGTTGCTCAAGCCAAAAGACACTAACTGatcagaagaggaggaaaaacataCATATGAAACAACTGGTTATCTCCCATCTGTGCATATTCACACTTAATGAAAATTCAGTTCTAACCAAATGTCTCTGTGCTACCTGGACTGTGATGATGGcgatttttaatatttgtaacaTCAGCTTCCATGGTTTGCGACCTCTGGCTCTGTATTTCTCACAGGGGTTCATGAAGAAGTACTTGAGCCTCCGCCTGAAGTTGTCCACCACCTTCGACTCCACGCCGTGAGTGCCGTGACTACATTTACAGTTGCCTTTTATCCTCCTCTCCTCAGAACTCACTAGAAGTTCAGAGTCATCCATTATACTGAAGTGCAGAGCAGAACACGATTTAGTCTCTGTGGAGGCAGTTTTGTTCGCGTTTGTCTTCACAGTTTTTGTCAAAGCTCTGATACATCTTGTGTTAGAAGGGCAAGTTCAGTCATTCCAGTCATTCTGATGTTTATCACACTCTCTCCTGCATTCGCCCACTGATATCTTTCTATCTTCTGTCCTAACATCTCAAATTACAAACTAATTTCACAAAAATAAGATATAGTGACCTGGAAAAAAACCTAAAAGGTGCGTTTCTGCATCAGTCAACTGTTGTAGCTCATCCAAAGCTCGTTGTTGTGGAGTGGTTTGAAATGTTGAGCATAAGTGACGCAGCAAATGTGCAGATTAGAACTAGAGATTAAACAAATCACTTCTTGTTCAATGTAACAGCTCacataaaacttaaaaacaatattgttttaCAACCTCtagctctctctccctctctctatacataTATGCATAGTGCACAATATGCATGATAATGATAAATGAATTACCTGATAACACCTGCAGTGCATCTGACACCCAGCAAGCCACTCGAGTAACTGAAGACTTTTTCTGCCGTCTGTGATGTGGCTCACTAAACCAGCCTTCACCACAATGACTGTCATTCCTCTGCGTCATATGAAGCTTTTCCAGTTTTTCCAAAGCAAGCAGCACCTAGTTAAAGCGTCTCAGCACACACTTCTGCAGCCtttaaacaataattttaatCTTTCTTCGTCTGGtaatattgtatttattcataaaagATATCAAGAGTCGGGTTGCAACATTTACACTACATTAACTATTTCTAAACAACCACACAGTCACCAATGAGTTAAAAAACATGGACTATTCAAGGAAAACCTTCAGTATGCAACAGATACAGTAAGGTACATGACCAATGGATAGTAAGTGGACATGGTGTGCCTTTCACAACATGTACTGGGATTCATCAGTTCTGTAGTGATGTGAAGCAACTTCTAAAAGACTTAATCCAACACAGGAAGAAGTAGAAAACATTATTCAGAGCATCGCCAGTCTGCTCAAAGGCAGCATCTTAAAAGATCAGACTGCCTCATGACAGGCAGACATGCTGTATATTTGCTCAACTAATCGTTCCAGTGCAACTGTAGCTGCCACGTTTTATCAGTGTAAAGTCTATGAGGAAATCACATCTTTGTTAAAAGAAGAAGCGTAGGAAAGTGGAGTCGGAGGATGAGTCACATTTTCTTCTCGACATCCCAGACTGGGAACTGAAACTCTGTTTAAAGAATGAGTATCagaaactactactactgcaagTTTGCATTAAATGCATGTGCAGATGTGAACTTCATCGACTTGTATTTGGATCAAACACTTtctgatttaaataataattttgccagtttcttctctcttttattcaAGCACAGTTTTTGCACACTTGCTTATTTTGAAACACAATAACATGTGGATTGTCACACCAAAACTAAAATGTACTAATTGGAACCGTTATCAAAATCCTTCAAATGACACTCAGACCCAGTGACAATATGTCCCTTTACTGTGTCTAATGCATGGTTTACAAAGTTGTAGTATATCCCACTGCCTAATTAAAGGCAAGAGCAACATATAAGCAACATATAGTTTGATTGTGTCCCTTTAACTGCATGAGAACTGTCCCTTTGACATGTGGGATGAGTTAAAAAATGCTCCTATGTGATGTTGGGGTGAGCGACCGTGACCGCAAGGGCTGGAAGTTTGGGTCGCCTCCACTGCTGGTGCATCCCTGTGCCGCCGCATCTATGTTGGAGGGGGATTCAACCATCACCTCATCCGGCAGCGGAGGAGCTCCTGGGTCTCCGGGTCTCGGGAGGCTGGCGGAAGTTGTGGAGGACGTTTCGGTGATGCTAGCGCCAGTGATAGAAGGCGAGTCTCCACCTTTCTGCAACGACGGCATATTAAGTGAGCTCGACATGTCTGAAGTTGAAGGACTTCGTTCTCCGTCCGGGTGGAACAGCAAAGTGGAGTTGTTTGAAAAGGTAGACAGGAGGTCGCTAGTTGTGCTGGGACTGCTGAGGTGGCTCTCAGATGAGCAACTGGAAGCACCTGCTGTGGAGTggtgacagaagaaaacagaaagatttGAATTATAGCACAAATTACATGTAATACGTTTCAAATacacaaagtgtgtttgtgcgttgGCCTTCAAACCTCGGAGGGACTCCATCTTCTCATTTTTGGCCTTTTGCACCTCATCTGTGATCTTGGTAATGATAAAGTTTTGCGCGCGCAACTCCCGTATGGAGTCAATCAAGGCGTCCAGGCCGCGGGGGTTCTCAGCCAGGATGTCCAGCAGCATAGCTGtcctctttgtctgtgtggtcCTACAGCCGATTTCCTCCGCATCGTCCCGGGTCAGGATCCTGCGAGAGCGCAGGTAGTCGAGGTGGCGTTCGGCGCGGATCTTGTCACAGAGGTAGTGCCGCAGTCTGGTCAGCACCtgggaaaaagaagaggagcaAGTGAGCTGTCGAGGCCCTGAACAAGAAACTACAGCAGGTCCAGAGCAGGTGGTCTGTGATCAGCTGTGTCTGTGATCAGCTGTGTCTGTGATCAGCTGTGTCTGTTGTCTGTGGTAGTTTTTCTGTCCTAGTTTCAACTTCTGGACACACTTGTGAGTGTATTTCCTATAAAGTGCACCTCAGGAGCAGCCTGTTATCAGGAAGTGGCTACTGAGGATCCAAATAGCTAAATAAACACCAACAATGTGTTGTTATCGAATTTCATAGAGgacagtgtgtttatttgggCACAGAGAGGGTGTGGTAGGGTTATTTCCTCCTTCAACAGGCCTTTTAAACCCAAGGTACAAATAAACTGACAGCAGTGTAATAAATCTGtcatttccacacacactcacttgtcTTATCGGTTACTGGTTTGGAAACCAGATAAGTGTGAATGATCATACTCACGTCTTTTTTAATCTCTGCCATTTCATCTTCAGTGAGCTGAGGCACATCCATCCCACTCAGCAGCAACGTGAAAACCCAGGTGCTGACAAACGACGACTTAGAATAAGTTAGTAATCAGCTGATGATGAATAAAAACGACATCAATGGATCGGCTGGAAGCTTTAACAGATGCGGTTCTTCATGGTTTGTCGGTAAAAGGTGGCGTATCCACTGTCCATTCAAGCTTTGGCTTTCAACAAGCGAAAGGAAAATCCCCGGACTTCCGGATTGTGTCGAAGTTTGACGTCGACGCGAAACAGCCGCGTCGTCGGTTTCACAGTTACAGCTAATCGTGTAGATATTAGTGAAAAACTATCCAAGCTGATGCTGGTTTAAAATATCATGACAGGATGGAATAAAAAACTGCATCAAACTTTCTCCACACGAACCCGTTTATACAATTTCTAACACAGGTGAATTGCAATTCTGAGCACATCCAGTGGGGGGCGCTGCTGGAGCTCGCAGACAGCACACAGGTGCGACTCAAGACTGAACAGAGtcatattatataatataatattatataatataatgaaagCATTAAAAGTAAATGCCACATTCTTAAATAACAGTAGATTGATAATATTAATGCATCTGTTGGCTGTATAACCAGCATTTCACTGTTTAGAGATGGAGCATCATTCGACTGCAGCTAGTTTGCCCCAGTTGATCCCAACgaaacattaatttgtcataaaacattatctgatcttcatctaagtcaaaagtattaactCATATGATGTGgctaaaataatgacacaaaaaaaaacttattgAGTACAACTAAAACCATACCACTATTCCCGACTTAGAAGCGAGGCTCTTACATCTGTGTCCAGACAAATCttcattcaaatgtattttattttataattcaaTGTAAATTATCTCTAATGTAACTGATAAAAACTCCTAGATATCTGAAAACTGACAAAGGACCCTAaccacacacagtttaatgtgCAGAGTCTATAAACAATGGCTGCCACTAGGTTAgtttgtaattgtgttttattttataaatgtatgaTATGCATTAGTAGACTTTAAATAGAAAGAGGGAAAACTAAATGTGTCTGTAGTGGCTCTACACATGACTAAGCAGTGCATCAGAAGAACCAAAATAACACTTCATTAAACTTTATATTGCAAAATGAAAGAGTAAATTCAAGAATATCAGAATCCTCACTTCCTTGTGATATGGCACAAAATATGAGCTACTCTATTAGTCGGTCCTCAGGGAGATTGTAGACTTGTTTTTATCATGTTCTACAACAGAGTTTAGCAGGAAAACCCCATCCCCAGAGAGCTACACCACTGCTAACCAGACACAAGGCCTTACGTAACCTCCCTGAATGATAATGATTTCAAATAGAGTGGAGAGACGAGCTCCAGTGACTGTGAGGCTGCTGTCAAATCCCAGTCGTTACTGGAGCAAgactgcaacacaaaaacagcctTTAAATGTTGTGTTAAGGGGTGAAACCTTGCACAGAAACTGACAAACGGTGCCCACTTAGTTGTAGAAAAGCCTCACGATGATTCTCATTCTTCATGTAAAACAGCAGAGTGCAGCCGCCTGGAAACTTTGCTGCATCAGCTGTGAGAGATTCAGATGAACTCGGTGTACTGACTTGTGATTGACCTCTGCCGGGAAGCAGGACTCAAAGAAAGGCAGTCATTAATAGATGTGATGATGCAATCAACTGGATTGGCGTTCATATCTGTGCAGGCGGCCCCCATAGACATCCCAGTCTGCGGTACAGAGTGTGACCTGCTCTCCAATAAACAAGCTTGTCTCAGACCCACAGGTGTTTTGCACTCGGGaggtttttctttcctttcagtTCTCAGACAGCCATCCACAGAGTAGGAAAGAGTAGGACAGGACGATTGATACCACTGTCACGATTGTGTCAGGTACAACACTGCATCCAAAAGTATTTACCTTATCTTACcttaaagactggaaacaaattattattcactggcaaaacagcagcttttaaaaatgaACCGGAAAATCGGGTAAATCTTACATTGGCATctaataaaaaagacatttctgttcagtttaattGAAACCAAATTTATATTGGTCGGATATGGCACTATTTGCCAGTACATAGTGTTTTAATCTTTATTATAACGAATTATCATCACACAGATTTGACACCTGCTGCTCTGTCAGATGGAGTTCTGGCGTtgttagaaatagaaaatgtccGTTTAACGTGCAACTGTAATCCTTTCCTCGAGCTGCCTGTTACATATGCGAGGTTCCTCTTACCCAACATGGTTCCCTAAAAACTGGTGAATGCACCAAGCTCGTGCTTGTTTGCACTTCATCTGCCTGAGCTGGCATCGACTCAAACTGGCCCTTATAACCTCAGTTAGGTAAGGAGTTTGTACCAGACTGCTGTGCTCAGGCTCTTGTTCTCACACGGTACAGTATAATGAGGAGAAAGGCATTTTTAAATCTCATTGTTCTTTGATGTGGTGGAGGAGGATGCTTTTTATCCTGGCAGCTCTTTCAAAGAAACCGGCAGTGTTCATCCTTAAAGGAATGTTGCTGCAGGCATTgttcaagttttcttttttctctctactTTTGTCTTTGGACACTTTTATTCACACCGAACCAAAGATTCTTGTGGTTCAAACATATCGGGAGGACCTTGTCTCCATTTACTGAAGTCAAACAAATCCAACCACACCCTAAAATTGTAGGTGACTGATGGGAATTTCATCTGTGACGTTTATCACCACCAAggctataaaatataaatacagatcacacacaacatgcaacaGTCTAAACACTGTTTCACCTCAGATGGAAATCCAGTTGGTCATAGAAATATGTAGCTTCTCTACAATATTTATGTCAGAACTTGTGGTGCCCTGATGTTAAATCTCTTATGGGGCTTTTGTCTTTTACATAACTGTACATTATGTCATCTATATGTCAGACCATTGTGTCCTTTATTCAACCAAGTGAAGTCttaatcttttaaaaacatacataataCAATACTTCTTCAAAAGTTTCTTtacattattactattacttcATTCATATTGGTATTCTGAAGTACAGGATACGTTAGTGAAACAACAGGTGGAATAACTGCATAAATAATAGATCATGGAGATCTATTATTAATAGATTAATAGATCTCCATTATAGAGCAACCAAAAACACATTCCTGCAGTCGCCCATTAATTCCACAGATTCTGATTAAATTATGCTGGATGCAATTAAATGCAACATCTCTGGACGTCTTATCAGGCATCCCACATCAAGCCAGGTCCTAGTTTACCTGTTGAATTAGTTTTATTCAGGGTTGAAAAGTTTGATGTTATGCAACttgtttgtaaaaatgaaaatgacaattGTATTGGTAGGTTAAGTCCTGGAAGAGTGAGGGTTGAACAGGGTGGTTCTCGGCTCACTTGGATTGTGAGGCAAGGGGCGGGGGTGCCGGGCTTCTTATGGGCTTATGGGAGGACGCACAGAGGAGCATTCCTCTCATAGTATCAGGACACCTCTTCAGCTCATGCATACGTCAGTTCTGCTCGGAGAGTATAAAAGGACATGACAACTCCAAAAGACGCAGAGCAAGCTCTCATCTATTTACTGCCAGGGCTGGAGGAGATTATTCCCTCAGAGAAGGTTGATTCAAACTCCGAAGATGTGGaaagtatttgtctttgtgatcATCTTCGCCACACCGGTGAGAAAATAATCAGAGCTGATTCATAAGTAGCTTTTGTAGCTGTTGTAATATGACCGCTTTTGAAAGCATGGAAGcttgtttgattaaaaatgttatgATTCTGTGACTCAGGTGTCATCCTCGTGTTCCAAAGACTGCCACTGTCCTCCTGAAGTGCCCAGATGTGCAGCAGGAGTCAGTCTTATTCTGGACGGGTGTGGATGCTGTAAAGTTTGTGCTCAGCAGCTCTTTGAAGACTGCAGCAAGACACAGCCATGTGACCACACAAAGGGACTGGAGTGCAACTTTGGAAGTGGATTTGGTTCTGCTAAGGGAATCTGTCGAGGTACAATGACTTAATATCTGCTGTGGTCTCTTTTCTTGATGAACTCTCTGTACATGTCACCTCACTACTGTTTCCCTAAAACAGCTAAATTAGATGGGAGAACATGCGAGTACAACAATAAGATCTACCAGAATGGTGAAATCTTCCGTCCAAACTGCAAACACCAGTGCACATGCATGGATGGTGCTGTTGGATGCGTCTCGCTGTGCCCACACGAGCTCTTGCTGCCTAGACTGGGTTGTGCCAAACCCCAGCGAGTGAAGGTACGAGGACAGTGCTGTGAACAGGTCATCTGCCCCGAggaaacaaagtcaaaaagcTCGGAGGTAAAGaagcacagcagagacagagcgTCTGAAGATGACTCCAGTGAGAATGATTTTATCCCTGTGAGGAGAGGAAAAGCAAAGTCTTTACCAGGTGAGCGGTTTTACTCAGTGGCTTTACtagtgaaaaataataatagtctAAAAAGACAAAGATTCACATTCAACTACAAATGTAGTAACAGACATGgggtttaaaataataataaaaaaaaaaattattattattgttgctttttCCACTGTACAGCTTTCAGAAGTCATGCAGTGGGTCACATGGTTGCCAGCAGAGTTAGGTGTGTGCCACAGACCTCCGCCTGGTCACCCTGCTCCAAAACCTGTGGCACTGGATGGTCAATGAGGaagaccaacaacaacaaccggTGCAAACTGGTGATAGAGACTCAGATCTGTGAAGTTCGTCCATGCAACCAAAGGACCTTCAGCAGATTAAAGGTACAgttcaaacctttttttattttaaaaatgaatttttattatttgctgaCATGTTGGTCTGCACAGTTAGCACCTGTATGGAACTATCTGGTGATGTTTAATGCATGCTTTTGATGTTTTCTAACAGAAAGGACAAAAATGTAAGCACATAGGAAAGGCCAGTCATCCAGGTAAACCGCACTACTCAGGCTGCCATAGCCTGAAGACGTTCCAGCCCACGTAATGTGGGACCAtgcaaaaaaggagaaatgatcAAACAGGCGATGATGAAGATCATTGAGTCTTGTAAATGTGACCTCAACTTctcagacagaaatgaaaagacacCTGTCTTTTACAGACACATGACATGAGGCACTATGAGGTTGCAAACCGATACAGGAGGGAACTTAATGAACTACAGTGAATTGTTCATGATATTTGCTTCATAACTATGGAGCCTTGGGGTTTGCTTCTCTGTGAAGCTGTTTTACATTATGAGAATTCTTATTTTTTGTAGTTAAACCAAAattatcttctttttttcacaCACAACTTTTTTTACAACTCATGACAAAACAGTGCTTACACAGGAAGTACACAGTGCTGCCATGTTACTGTTGAACTACTGTAACTTATTTATATGGATTCATGTTTCAAATTTCACTTTGTGTATTATTAGATTTATCAGTAAATATTGCCGAATAATACTCATTTGACATTGTGATTTCTACACTTGCTTGTCTATCAAATGCTGATGTATGAACGAAGGCTGTAATTAGGCCAATGAACTAAATATGAATTTTGAATTTCAGGATTAcacttttaataaataaacagaataaaaccaaGTACAGTTTGGCATTTTTAAAGTGggacaaaaagtaaaaatataattttattgctacaataataaatgaatgaatgaatgaatgaatgaatgaatgaatgaatgaatgaatgaactaaaCCGTTTCTTCTGCATCTGGCTGACCCACTTCTGGGAGGAAATGCATGTCTCTGAATAGTTTAAGGAATGGCTGTAATGTAAACCTCTGAgtggttttcctgctgttggACAGATGCTAGGCACAAACCAcatattttttagttttttgaaaGTTAAAGGGGAGCAGAGAATAATCTAATCCTAACACACAGATTTATTATGTACAGACTGGAGGACAATCTCATGTATAATCCTGAATCGGAAATTTGTTGTTCCTGTGAGCACGTAAGCTCCAACATGCTGTTGTATTGTGATACTAAAGAAAAGAGCCAGAAGTCAGATGTAAGCTCATTTTCCAGAGAACAGCTGAAGAAGCCAAATTCCCAAACTATGATCAACAGAATTACGTAAAAAGGCAAGAACAGCAGAGCGAGAacaagagcaaaaggaaaaacaggagTGCTGACGCATGCACAGATGAAATGGTTCCATCTCCTGACAGAGAACACAATAGAGCTTTGTCTCTGGGAACTTGAGAGGAGCACTGCTCACTCTGGGAATATGTCAATTGCAAAGACACGTATGAGCCTCGCAGACATCTGGACTCTGAAGTTTATCAAAATATGGGTGTGcaaatgaaataacagaaaataaaattacagcctggtgcaaaacaaacagttcaAGTTTTAGGTAAATCATGCTGCAGCAGACACCTTTTTCTCTTGTGCCCCTGAgcttcagtaaaacaaacatatttatttcaaaaGCATAAGAGCTAACCAGCTTCAGCGGTTTGGAAATATCCCAGTGTTGCATGTATCTTAGTAATTATGTTTGAAACCCTAAAGGCACAGACTTCACAACTGACAGCTTAACAATTGATTTTCAGTCTAATTCATCTCAGTCCAGCTGAGAAtcagagaacaaaaacacattatatatcatatatcacaTCCACTGAtcaatacaaatacaacataCACAAGATGTTTTTGAAAGTCTGCTGGAAAACTGTGAAGTGAGCCTTTTGTGTGTCGGGGATCAGATGTGTCAATTACAGTGGAACTCTGAGGATTTTAATGGGATTAAATCTTGAGCATATTCATGTTTAAATGGGGCCCTCATGTTAAGTAAGTTTACCACAGATCCACAAGACACACGACTTTCAAGCACTGCTTGCGTTCATTAACAATTCCATTATAGGCTTGTGAACAGTTtacaataaagcaaataaatgagTCTGATCTGGAGCCAGTTGCATAAAGACAGACATGGTTTTGGCTTTCAACTGACATCAATTATTTAGCAGTGAGAGCAAAAAATCTCCATTGTGATTACAgttaatttcttgttttatcCAACATACAATACAAAACTAAAAAGGTATTCCATTTGTGTTCACTGGAACACCTAAGGATTTTAAAAGAAGTCATACACTATAAATATAAGAGGACTTAATCTGTCCTTACACCCTGCAATTAGAAAGGGAAAAACCcctacaaaaaacatttaacacaaaaagaaaaaatggaaGAAACTTCAGGAAGAGCACCAGAGGAGGAATCCCCTTTCCAGGACAGAGACATGCAATAGAATTAGAATTCAAACATATTGCACAAGTATATTTTTGCCAAAATAAGTGGGTTTGTGGCTACTTTTAGTAAGTCTAAATCACTCATCTGTCATCTGACAGATTTTCTTCATCAGACAAGTCAACAATCTGAGACAAGTGTCAAGTTTAGGATTGCTTAAACTACATCTATGCAACTCATCcttgaataaaacataatagCACCAAAGGTTCACAGTACAAAATTTGCATCCACGAGAAAATATTATGTAATGTCTCTTGGGACATGGAGTGAAAACAGGTATTGAAACCTCTCataacagcagcagatttcCCTTATATCTGTATAAGAAGTTGCCAGCTGAAAGTAG
The window above is part of the Anabas testudineus chromosome 17, fAnaTes1.2, whole genome shotgun sequence genome. Proteins encoded here:
- the bcl10 gene encoding B-cell lymphoma/leukemia 10 isoform X2, with translation MDVPQLTEDEMAEIKKDVLTRLRHYLCDKIRAERHLDYLRSRRILTRDDAEEIGCRTTQTKRTAMLLDILAENPRGLDALIDSIRELRAQNFIITKITDEVQKAKNEKMESLRGASSCSSESHLSSPSTTSDLLSTFSNNSTLLFHPDGERSPSTSDMSSSLNMPSLQKGGDSPSITGASITETSSTTSASLPRPGDPGAPPLPDEVMVESPSNIDAAAQGCTSSGGDPNFQPLRSRSLTPTSHRSIF
- the LOC113171572 gene encoding CCN family member 1-like — encoded protein: MWKVFVFVIIFATPVSSSCSKDCHCPPEVPRCAAGVSLILDGCGCCKVCAQQLFEDCSKTQPCDHTKGLECNFGSGFGSAKGICRAKLDGRTCEYNNKIYQNGEIFRPNCKHQCTCMDGAVGCVSLCPHELLLPRLGCAKPQRVKVRGQCCEQVICPEETKSKSSEVKKHSRDRASEDDSSENDFIPVRRGKAKSLPAFRSHAVGHMVASRVRCVPQTSAWSPCSKTCGTGWSMRKTNNNNRCKLVIETQICEVRPCNQRTFSRLKKGQKCKHIGKASHPGKPHYSGCHSLKTFQPT
- the mcoln3a gene encoding mucolipin-3 isoform X2 encodes the protein MDDSELLVSSEERRIKGNCKCSHGTHGVESKVVDNFRRRLKYFFMNPCEKYRARGRKPWKLMLQILKIAIITVQLVSFGLSNEMMVTFKDENLMTFRHLFLKGYKDQQLRNYALYTKADVYDHIHYIINRYIHLQNLTIGNLAYERADGGVAPLSLCQEFYRNSSIDPENETFDIDPHVEKDCFSIYPLQPLHNNTLLSTHANFSLDFKRLLSVNIYLTLKTINLQTVRHHELPDCYDFHIMIGFDNRAHSGMIKVHVDNAVKIYECRDWNVEGNSGENDNMLLLLFDSGVILACFISLILCTRSVINGVKLQFEFHIFFHTYYNKTVSWSDRMEFVNGWYILIIVSDTLTIAGSALKIGIQTKFLTNYDVCSILLGTATMLVWVGVIRYLGFFKKYNILILTLRAAFPNVIRFCCCAAMIYLGYCFCGWIVLGPYHDKFRTLDKVTECLFSLINGDDMYATFLKMRDKSYLVWLFSRLYLYSYISLFIYMVLSLFIALITDTYETIKHHQSDKLPVSQLQAFMGECSDQPESGRYQSDEEPSSCCLSSCCCFR
- the bcl10 gene encoding B-cell lymphoma/leukemia 10 isoform X1, translating into MDVPQLTEDEMAEIKKDVLTRLRHYLCDKIRAERHLDYLRSRRILTRDDAEEIGCRTTQTKRTAMLLDILAENPRGLDALIDSIRELRAQNFIITKITDEVQKAKNEKMESLRAGASSCSSESHLSSPSTTSDLLSTFSNNSTLLFHPDGERSPSTSDMSSSLNMPSLQKGGDSPSITGASITETSSTTSASLPRPGDPGAPPLPDEVMVESPSNIDAAAQGCTSSGGDPNFQPLRSRSLTPTSHRSIF
- the mcoln3a gene encoding mucolipin-3 isoform X1, with translation MTQRNDSHCGEGWFSEPHHRRQKKSSVTRVACWVSDALQVLSETKSCSALHFSIMDDSELLVSSEERRIKGNCKCSHGTHGVESKVVDNFRRRLKYFFMNPCEKYRARGRKPWKLMLQILKIAIITVQLVSFGLSNEMMVTFKDENLMTFRHLFLKGYKDQQLRNYALYTKADVYDHIHYIINRYIHLQNLTIGNLAYERADGGVAPLSLCQEFYRNSSIDPENETFDIDPHVEKDCFSIYPLQPLHNNTLLSTHANFSLDFKRLLSVNIYLTLKTINLQTVRHHELPDCYDFHIMIGFDNRAHSGMIKVHVDNAVKIYECRDWNVEGNSGENDNMLLLLFDSGVILACFISLILCTRSVINGVKLQFEFHIFFHTYYNKTVSWSDRMEFVNGWYILIIVSDTLTIAGSALKIGIQTKFLTNYDVCSILLGTATMLVWVGVIRYLGFFKKYNILILTLRAAFPNVIRFCCCAAMIYLGYCFCGWIVLGPYHDKFRTLDKVTECLFSLINGDDMYATFLKMRDKSYLVWLFSRLYLYSYISLFIYMVLSLFIALITDTYETIKHHQSDKLPVSQLQAFMGECSDQPESGRYQSDEEPSSCCLSSCCCFR